The DNA region TATTTGGCCTTGTATATTTTGGAATTGCAGCACTTATGCAAGATGATATAAAAAGAATGTTTGCTTACTCATCAGCTTCACACTTAAGTTTAATATCAGCAGGTATTTTTTCTTTAAATGAGTATGGTATAAATGGTGCGTTATACTTAATAATTGCACATGCAATTGCAACTGGTGCACTATTCTTATTAGTAGGGATTATTCATGATGAGACAGGAACAAAATCTATTAAAAAACTTGGTGGATTAGCAAAAACTGCTCCAATATTTACAGTAGTATTTGCAATTATGTTATTTGCTAATATCGGTCTTCCTGGAACAAATGGATTTGTTTCTGAATTATTAATTATTTTTGGTATTTATGAATTTAATCATACATTAGGTTATATCTCAGCTATTACAGTAATTATTGGTGCTTCATATATGTTATGGATGTTTCAAAGAGCAATATTACAAAATAGAGATGGTAAATCACTAAATATGCGAGATTTAAAAATCAAAGAGATAATTGGATTAGCTCCATGGGTAGTTTTAGTATTCATTATGGGTATTTATCCAGATATTTTTATTGATAAATTTGAGCCAACAGTAACTCACTATATCAATGACATTTTAAAAATTGGAGTAATGAAATGAATCAATTAATATTTTTAATGCCAATTTTAACGGTTTTAGTAGCTAGTATTGTTTTAATGCTATTAAGTATGTATGATAGATTTAGTACAAAATATTTCATTGCTTTATCTTCTATATTTTTAATTATTGCACTTGGTTTTTCAATAGGAACACTTACAAATGAATATTCAATAAAAGTATATAATGATATATTCAATAATGCTTTAATTTTTGATTCATTCTCTAATTTCTTTACAATATTATTAATTGCTGGTACGTTGTTAACTATACTAATTGGTGAACACTATTTTCTTCATAGAAAATATTTTAGAGGTGAATTCTTTACTATTTTAATGTTTGCACTATTTGGTATGATTTTATTAGGAAATGCGAATGAATTAGTTACTGCTTTTATTGCATTAGAAATCGCATCTTTTTCTATTTACGTGATGGTTGGATACAATAGTGATGATGGTAAAAGAGTTGAAGCAATTTTTAAATATCTAGTATTAGGTTCTTTTATTGGAGCATTTTATTTATTAGGAACTGTTTTAATATATGGTGCTACTCAAACAACAAATTTAACAGAAATCTCAACATATATTTCTACACATTCCGGAAATGATTTAGCATTAGTTTATATTGGAATAACGTTGATTTTATTTACTTTTCTTTTTAAAATTGCAGCATTCCCATTCCAATCTTGGTTACTTGATGTTTATCGAGGTGCACCAATGATTATTACTGCATATATGGCATCTGTATTTAAAATTGCTATTTTCTCTTTCTTCTTAAGAGTATTTTTACAAGATATAACATCAATAATTGATTTTTGGGATTCAATTATGTATGTAATTGTAATCTTAACTTTAGTATTTGGTACTTGGTTGGCAATTACACAAAAAATAGTAAAAAGAATGCTTGCTGCATCATCAATAGTTCATACTGGATATTTACTACTTGCATTTTTAGCAGTGGGTCAAAATTCACAAGCAGCTTATGCAACTATGTTTTATTTAATTGCATATTTATTATCAGCTATTGGATCTTTTGGTTTAGTTTCACATATTAACTCAGAAACAAGAGTTAGAGTTACATATGATGATTTTAAAGGATTATCAAAAGAGAGACCTTTTCTTGCAGCAATGATGACAATATTCCTTTTAAGTTTAGCAGGTATTCCTTCAACTATTGGATTTATTGGTAAGTTTTATGTATTTACTGAAGCAATTGATGCTGGTTTTACAAGTTTAGCTGTACTAGCAATTATTGCAACTATTATTTCAGTTTACTACTATTTTAAGCTTATAGCTGTAATGTACTTTTACCCAGCAAATGCATCTTGTGAAAGTGAAGGATTTAATGATAAAAGAGTTTCAACTTACGCAATTGCATTTATTGCAATATTAACTGTTTTAGGTGGTATTGGTAGTGCAATCGTATTTTTTATACCTATTCCTGGAATTGACACAATGATAGAAATTGCACAAATGTCTGTTCAATCACTTATGATGAAATAAAATGTGTGATTACGTAACAAAACAGGTATAACAATTTAAAATTATATAATTCTTATTCTTTTTTAAAAAGCCCTTATTAAAGGGCTTTTTTTATACATTTTTTCTTTTTTTGTACAACATTTGTACATTCTGCTAAAATTATTTTATAATTATTTCTGAAGAACAGTTTTGATATTATTGCGCTACAATTAAAAGATTAGTAATATCACTAGAAAGGATGTAAAATGAGTGACCTAATAGAAGGTTATATTGGTACTACTACGGAAAGAAAGAAGAGTCGTCTTCCAGCTAAACTTGATTATCTTCAAAGTGCAACTGGATTATTTCTTGCTCTTTTCATGTGGGCTCATATGCTATTAGTATCTTCGATATTAATTAGCAAAGATTTTATGTATGGGGTTACAAAGGCTTTAGAAGGAAGCTTTATTGTTGAAGGGGGGAATCCAATTTTTGTTTCAATAGTAGTGGCTGTTATTTTTGTTATTTTCATTACACATGCTGCATTAGGGATGAGAAAACTACCTGGTAATTTTAAACAATACCAAGTAATTAAAGCTCACTCAAAAAATATGGGGCATGATGATACAAAACTTTGGTTTATTCAAGCATTTACTGGTTTTGCTATGTTCTTCTTAGGTTCTGTACACTTATACATTATGTTAAGTCATCCAGGAGATATTGGTCCATATGCAAGTTCTGATAGAGTTGTAAGTGATTGGATGTGGCCTTTATATATTCTATTATTATTAGCAGTAGAATTTCATGGTACAATTGGTTTATATAGACTATGTGTGAAATGGGGTTGGTTTGATGGGAATAACCCTAAAGAGACTAGAAAAGCATTAAAAAAAGTAAAATGGGCATTAACAGTATTTTTCTTAGTATTAGGTTTTGCTACTCTTGCTGCATATATCAAAATTGGTTTAGAGCATAAAGCTGACTATGGAAAAAGATATGTTCCAACTGCACAAGTTTTAAAAATTGATAACAATGGGAGGCTAGCTTAATATGAAAATTAATTACTGTGATGCATTAGTAATAGGTGGTGGATTAGCAGGTCTTAGAGCTGCTGTTGCTGCACAAAAAAAAGGACTTAGTACAATAGTTTTAAGTTTAGTTCCAGTAAAAAGATCTCATAGTGCTGCTGCACAAGGTGGTATGCAAGCAAGTTTAGGTAACTCTAAAATGTCTGATGGGGATAATGAAGATTTACACTTTGCTGATACAGTAAAAGGTTCTGACTGGGGATGTGATCAAGAAGTTGCAAGAATGTTCGTTACAACTGCTCCAAAAGCGATTAGAGAGTTAGCAGCATGGGGTGTGCCTTGGTCTAGAGTAAAAGCAGGAACAAGAGAAGCTGTTATCAATGCAAAAAAAACAACAATTACTGAAGATGAAGATAGACATGGTCTAATTACTTCAAGAGACTTTGGTGGTACTAAAAAATGGAGAACATGTTATACAGCTGATGCAACTGGACATACAATGTTATTTGGTGTTGCAAATGAAGCTTTAAAACATGATGTTGATATTAGAGATAGAAAAGAAGCAATCAGATTAATCCATGAAGATGGAAGATGTTATGGTACTGTTGTAAGAGATTTAATTACAGGTGAACTTGAAGCTTATGTTGCAAAAGGTACATGTATTGCAACTGGTGGATATGGAAGAGTATTTAAACAAACAACGAATGCAGTTATTTGTGAAGGTATTGGTGCAGCAATTGCCCTTGAAACAGGTGTTGCAACTTTATCAAATATGGAAGCTGTACAATTCCATCCAACTCCAATCGTTCCATCTGGTATTTTATTAACAGAAGGTTGTAGAGGTGATGGTGGTATCTTAAGAGATGTTGACGGTCATAGATTTATGCCAGATTATGAACCTGAGAAAAAAGAACTTGCTTCAAGAGACGTTGTATCAAGAAGAATGATTGAACATATTAGAAATGGTAAAGGTGTTCCTT from Malaciobacter molluscorum LMG 25693 includes:
- a CDS encoding fumarate reductase cytochrome b subunit, with the protein product MSDLIEGYIGTTTERKKSRLPAKLDYLQSATGLFLALFMWAHMLLVSSILISKDFMYGVTKALEGSFIVEGGNPIFVSIVVAVIFVIFITHAALGMRKLPGNFKQYQVIKAHSKNMGHDDTKLWFIQAFTGFAMFFLGSVHLYIMLSHPGDIGPYASSDRVVSDWMWPLYILLLLAVEFHGTIGLYRLCVKWGWFDGNNPKETRKALKKVKWALTVFFLVLGFATLAAYIKIGLEHKADYGKRYVPTAQVLKIDNNGRLA
- a CDS encoding NADH-quinone oxidoreductase subunit N; this encodes MNQLIFLMPILTVLVASIVLMLLSMYDRFSTKYFIALSSIFLIIALGFSIGTLTNEYSIKVYNDIFNNALIFDSFSNFFTILLIAGTLLTILIGEHYFLHRKYFRGEFFTILMFALFGMILLGNANELVTAFIALEIASFSIYVMVGYNSDDGKRVEAIFKYLVLGSFIGAFYLLGTVLIYGATQTTNLTEISTYISTHSGNDLALVYIGITLILFTFLFKIAAFPFQSWLLDVYRGAPMIITAYMASVFKIAIFSFFLRVFLQDITSIIDFWDSIMYVIVILTLVFGTWLAITQKIVKRMLAASSIVHTGYLLLAFLAVGQNSQAAYATMFYLIAYLLSAIGSFGLVSHINSETRVRVTYDDFKGLSKERPFLAAMMTIFLLSLAGIPSTIGFIGKFYVFTEAIDAGFTSLAVLAIIATIISVYYYFKLIAVMYFYPANASCESEGFNDKRVSTYAIAFIAILTVLGGIGSAIVFFIPIPGIDTMIEIAQMSVQSLMMK